In the genome of Campylobacter concisus, the window AGGCGCCTGCTTGGCACTCTAAAGGCTGCAGGACTTGTGAATGTTGTAGCTGGAGTTGGTGGTGTGAGTCTTGCGAGAGAGCCAAAAGATATAACCCTCCTTCAAATTTTTAACGCAGTAAATGATAAAGAAAAACTTTTTAAGATCCACTCTGACTCACCTAAAGCCTGCCCGCTTGGTGGCAAGATCGAGGGACTCTTAACCAACCACCTCCTAAAAGCACAAGAAGCTTTAGAGGATAGTTTAAGAAGTATTACTTTACAAGATCTATTAGATGAACTTATTAATTTATAAAATTTAAAAAGTAGGCAAACTAAGTTATAGAATTTAAAAAGTAGG includes:
- a CDS encoding Rrf2 family transcriptional regulator, whose protein sequence is MQVGIKFSTAIHVILAACFFKDEKVTSEFIAGSINTNPVIVRRLLGTLKAAGLVNVVAGVGGVSLAREPKDITLLQIFNAVNDKEKLFKIHSDSPKACPLGGKIEGLLTNHLLKAQEALEDSLRSITLQDLLDELINL